The following proteins come from a genomic window of Pseudomonas sp. Z8(2022):
- the radC gene encoding RadC family protein, translated as MSIRDWPAAERPREKLLEQGAASLTDAELLAIFLRTGVTGKSAVDLARHLLSEFGSLRALLEADLAGFSQHLGLGPAKYAQLQAVLEMSRRHLAERLRRDSALESPQAVRDYLKAQLRHEPHEVFGCLFLDAKHRVLAFEVLFRGSIDSASVYPRQVVKRSLANNAAAVILTHNHPSGVSEPSQADRVLTQRLKDALALVEVRVLDHFIVGDGEPLSMAELGWM; from the coding sequence TCCGCGGGAAAAACTGCTGGAACAGGGGGCGGCGTCGCTGACCGATGCCGAACTGCTGGCGATCTTCCTGCGCACCGGAGTGACTGGCAAGAGTGCGGTGGATCTGGCGCGCCATCTGCTCAGCGAATTCGGCAGTCTCAGGGCCCTGCTCGAAGCCGACCTGGCCGGTTTCAGCCAGCACCTCGGTCTGGGCCCGGCCAAATACGCACAACTGCAGGCAGTGCTGGAGATGTCGCGGCGCCATCTGGCCGAGCGCCTGCGCCGCGACTCCGCGCTGGAGAGCCCGCAGGCGGTGCGCGACTACCTCAAGGCGCAGCTGCGCCACGAACCGCATGAGGTGTTCGGCTGCCTGTTTCTCGATGCCAAACACCGCGTGCTGGCCTTCGAGGTGCTGTTTCGCGGCAGCATCGACAGCGCCAGCGTTTATCCCCGGCAGGTGGTCAAGCGTTCGCTGGCCAACAACGCCGCGGCGGTCATCCTTACCCACAACCATCCGTCGGGCGTTTCCGAGCCCAGCCAGGCCGACCGCGTACTGACCCAGAGGCTCAAGGATGCGCTGGCGCTGGTTGAGGTGCGTGTGCTCGACCACTTCATCGTTGGCGACGGCGAGCCGTTGTCCATGGCCGAGCTGGGCTGGATGTAG